GTCAGAAGAGAGCTGTTTTCCGAAACGTTTTTTTTCATGCAAAGACCTGTAAGGCGATAAAGCGCAGACAGAATCAGTGCCGCGTTTTGCGGTGCGGGCAAGTCCCGAAGCATCACAATTTCATTGTAAATTTCCATTAGCACATTTTCTTCTACCGGAGAAATGTGGGTAAGTGCGGACGGACTTTGCTCCGAAAAATTAAAAAACAAAAGGTCGGCATCTTCAATACAAATGTTTTTATGGCACGAGCCGGTGGGAATGTATAACGGGTGTCTGGAATCGGCAATCATTTCCGTATCCTCTGCAACAAATTTAACTTTACCGTGTAAAACAAAAAACAAAGCCGAGTCTTCCCGGGCAATCACCTCATGCACATCTCCTTTGGTTTCCTTGGAGCGTACTATGTATGCCAGATCGATAATCTGAGGCGGTTTTGTCAGCATTTTCATCCCTCCCTTTGTTATCCAGTTTAACATATTTTAAGATTGTTTGCAAGACGAAAGTATAATTTCGGATAAAAAATTTTTATAGTTTAGGCTATTGATAGCAGAAAATGAATGATGTATAATAAAATTATAAACAAAAAAGGAGGAGAATGTATGAAACGTATACTTTCGTTGCTTCTGGCGCTTTTGATGCTTATGCCTTTGTGTGCAGCGGTGTCCGCGGCAGACGCAAACACCTACATTTATCTGCGTCCCGAGAATTTTAAGGACAGCCTCGGCACCTGGCGTATTTTCGAAAACGAAAACGGCGCGGTGGAAGGCATCAATTTAAAAGGCAGAGAAAACCATGATTCCAAAACGGCAATCCCTGCATCGGCACAGATTGAAATCCCCAAAGACGGTACATATTATGTGTGGACCCGTTCCATGGATCACGAAACGGTACCCGGTACCCGTCATTTCAAAGTGGCGCTGGGTGAAAAAGTAATGCCCAAAAAGCTTGCCACCCACGGCATTTCGGGCTATTACTGGGAACTGGCAGGTAAAACCGATTTAACTGCCGGCAAACAGTTTGTAAAGGTGATTGACACCTCCGGCTATTATGCAAGATGCGATGCCATTGTCATCACCGACGACCCGAACTATGTTCCGCCAAATCTTGCAGATGACGTTTTAAAAGAGGTTAAAAAATACCAGGCAGACCCCAAAACCACTTCTGTAGCGGATACAACAATCCCCACCGCAGAAGCGGAAACGGCTGAACCGCCAAAAGACTATAAAGACCCGTCCGTAACCGTGCCCAAAGATATGTCGGGCGTATCCGAGGATGGCAAAACCTTAATTGTAACCACCGACAGCGCAGGCTTCTTTGGCGAAGGCGGCTGGGGTGGATTGACCCGTGGTCAGCGTCAGGGACTTTGGTCGAACAACACCCAGGCAAAAGGCATCTGGCATCCCAACATCACCGAGCCTGTTAAAGTAAAGCTTTCTTTCTTTGCGGTGCTGGATTATTCTGCCAAAAACCAGGACGATACAGCCCTGACCTTTGAAGTGTATTACGGCGACGGCAATATGGAACAATTCTCCTTTGACCTTTCCAAAATGGAAAAAGAGGGTTTTGTGGAAATCGGTACCTTTGATTTTACCGGTACAGGCAAAGAGTTTGTCCGGTTCATCAAAGTAACCAGCGGTGAAGATAACTGCAGCCGTATTTCGGACATGAAGTTTGAAGCGGTTTCGGGTACTATCAAGGTGGGTGATACCGCGCCCTCTCAGCCCGAGGTTCCGAACGTGCGCAGAGAAAAAGCGCCTGTTGTCTATGTGTATGACAAGGAATATACCGAAGCAGGTCCCTGGAGCAAGAGCGAAAAAACCAACGCAGACGGTAAAGACGCTTCTGTCGCAGCGGCACAAAACGCAGTTTGCGCCTTTGTTCCAAACCTTGCAGAAAGCAAAACCTTAAAGGTTGAAGTGTATAACGACCCCACCCCCGTGTTTGGGATGACCCCCGACACAAAAGCGGAATACACCGTTTTCCATAACGGCAAAACCAACACGGTGTCGTTTGATATGACCCAAAAAGCAGGCTGGTACGCTTTAGGTGAATTTGATTTTGCAGGTACACCCGACGAATATGTTCTGCTCAAAAAAGCAAACAGCGACACCAATACCTTTGTGCGCGCAACTGCCGTTCGTTTTTCGGGTGCTGATTTGGTACTCCGTTCGCTGGAAGACCCCCAAAAACCCGCAGCGGCAAATTTCATCGCGGCACCTGCCAATGTAACGATTACAGACATTGATACCGAAATGCCCCACAAGAAAACCTCTGCATTCTTCATCCCCAGCGAAGCGAAAATTGTTTCCCATGGTGATGCGGAATACAAGGAAAACGGTACATGGCTCGGCTCGGGTCTTGCAGGCTACTATGATGCGGTTATGGGCAAAAACACCTCTTCCCGCTACTCCTTTGACCCCAAAGCCTCCGCAAGCTGGGGTACAGGCGGTATCAAAGGCACAGCCGAGGTTTCCATCTACAAGCTGCTGCACGCAAATTCCGATAATCAGGTGCATGTTACCGTAACCCACAGCGGTCAGACCGACGAATTCTATTTAGATTTCACAACCGGCTCTCCCGGCTGGGTATCTTTGGGCGTATTTGAGTTTGCAGGCACGCCCGATGAAGGTGTAACCTTAGACAATTTCAAATCCGCAAACACCTGCCGTGCCAATGCGGTACGCTACGAGCAGTGTGCAATCCCCGTGACCGTTGAAAACGGCATCGCAACCGCAAAGGTAGACGGCGCAAACTTTGATGCACTCCCCAAAACCGCAACCAAGCAGGGCTTGAACTACGAAACGGTTGCAGAGCTTCTGTTGAACTTTGACTACGCAGAAAAAGGTTTGAAAGCCGAATTTGCAGGGGATAAAGTGAACCTTGCCAAAAAAGATTTCAAAGACGGATATTTGGGCATTCAGACACCCTTTGGTAAGCTCTCTCTGCCCCTTTCCGAAATCACCGTCGCAGATGACGAAGCTTTAGTGATTGGCTTGGAAAAGGTAGACGGCAAAACGGTAAAGGCGTCTTTTGAGATTCTTTCGGGTGGTCAGATTAAGCCCGTAAACTTTGCGTTCACAAAACAGGCACAGCTTGTTGTAAACAGCGATTTAAGAGAAAATAAAAACCTCGCATTCCGCCAGCTGGATGGTGCAGGAAGCTATATCCCTGCTTACATTGACCGTTACGGTGCATTCGGCGAACGTGCCGAAGCTTATATCGGCAAAACCTTCCAGGACAGATTGAATGAACAAAACAACGAAATTTTTGCCATGGCAGAAATTGCAGAATCCGGCACCTACGGTCTTGTACAGGGTAACGTCACCATGCCCGATATGGAAGGCCACTGGGCAAAGGATAATGTAAATGAAATGGCATCTAAAGGTCTGGTTTCGGGTAAGGGCAACGGCTACGACCCCGAAGCAGACGTAACCCGTGCAGAATTTGCCACCATGCTTCTGCGTGCCGTGGCTGCACCCCAAAGTCTTGTTTCCACAGGCTTTACCGATGTGCCCGAATCCGAATGGTTTGCACCCTATGTAAACGGTGCAAATCAGGCGGGACTGTTTGAAGGTATTCCCTTTGGCGATACCTTTGAACCCAATAAACCCATCACCCGTGAAGAAATGTCTGCCATGATTGTAAACGGCGTAAAGGTTGCAGGCAGATTCAAAAACACCCTGATTGAAGCGGATTACTATCTGCAGAATTTTGCGGATAAAGCTTCTATTTCGCCTTGGGCGACCGAGTTTGTGGCGCGTGCAACCGAGCTTGGCATCATTATGGGTATCGAACGGGACGGCGTGATGACCTTCCAGCCTGCAGAAAAGGCAACCCGTGCCCAGGCGGCAGTTATGCTGAAGCGCTTCCTGGACGTGGATGCCTATGTAGGACCCCTTGGCAACGGCAAATGGGTGCTTACGTTCCATGACGAATTTGACGGCGACGATTTGAATGATGCGGTTTGGGACAGTGTAAACGGACCGCACAGCCACATCAACTCCTCCAGATATCGTGAAAATGTGGAAGTGCATGACGGTAAGGCGTTCCTGATTACCAAGGATGAGGACAAGGGTGGTAAAAACTGGACCTCTGCCAGCATCTGGACAAGGGAGTTTGAACAGACCTACGGCTATTTTGAAGCCAAATACAAATATCCCAACTCGGAAAGCATGAATTATAACATCGCGTTCTGGCTTTACAAATCCATGATTACCGTAAACGACAGCAAGTATTACGAAATCGACATCAACGAGGGCAGATGCCCCGGCACCGTCCAGACTGCAGAGCATTGGTCGGGTGACAATATGCAAAGCCGCGGCAACAAATATATGTATCAGTGGATGCCCGAGGATTTCCGTGAAGACTACCACATCTTTGCGGCAGAATGGACACCCGAGGAAATTGTATTCTATGTGGACGGCAGAGAAATCAGACGGCACAAAACCACTTATTCCAATCATCCCATGCAGGTTTACCTTTCTACTGCAATCATGAATGAAGCAACCGAAGAAGAACTCTTAAAGGATGCAGACGGCACCGCCATGGAAGTAGAATACGTTCGCGTATACCAACGCGCAGAATAAAAAAATACAGCAACGCGCGAGAATGTACTTGCGCGTTGCTTTTCGTTATGCTATAATAGAAGAAAAAAGGGAGATGTTCAAAATGAAAAAACTTTTGGTCGTGTTACTTGTAGCGCTGATGCTTTTGCCGACAACAGCAGGCGCGTTTGAGGGAAATTTCCTCGATCCGTTCAACAACGAGCTTTTTGAGGTTGTGGCAGAGTCGCAGTATTACGATGATTTTAATCTGGATTTTTATTTCCGCGACATGGTTTATAACGAAGATTTCTCTCTTTCTAAGGTTGTAGAAACCACCCTTTATTACGACGGCACTTATGAACAGAAGGACTTGTGTGATTTCCTGCCCGACGGTGGCGCTTATGCGTATTACTTTTCGGATGAGGAGGATTCCGGGGAAAATCCGTTTAATGACGGGCTTAAACATTACAGCAACTTAGACACCTATGTGTTCGGCTTAAAAGATATTAACGACAATTTTGTGTATGAAAGCTACGCACTCGATTATTTTGTTTATGATTACAACCTCGGATTTTTGCGTGAAGGGGAGAACAACGGCTATGCAGGTCCCGATCTTGCTCCCGAGGAAAGAGAATATAAAACAACCTTTACCCGCATCATGACCGACAATGCGAAATATGAGTTCAATTGTGCAATAAGCGGTTTTAACGATGACGGCTATGCCGTAATGCGTTACAACCAAAAGCTGTATATCATAAAGCTGAAGCAGGGTGCGATTCCCACCGTTTTTTATAACAACGAAAAAATCCTTTTCGACCAGATTCCGGTAATTGAAAACGGCAGAACGCTGGTTCCGCTCCGTGCAATTTTTGAAACCTTTGGTGCAGAAGTACAGTGGGACGGTGCAACCAACACCGTTACCGCAGTAAAGGACGGCACCGAGGTCAAGCTTACCATCGACAGCACTACCGCATACAAAAACGGCGAAGCCATCACCTTAGATGTGCCGGCAAAGGTTATAAACGGCAGAACATTGGTACCCGTTCGCTTCGTGTCCGATTGCTTTGATGTGCAGGTCGGCTGGGACGGCACAATGCTCCGCGTAGATCTTACAAAATAATAAAAAAGTCCGCTAACGCGGACTTTTTTATATCTCTAAAGGGCAAGCATGGCATCAATTGCGCGTTTTGCACCGAGGCGTACGTCCTCGGAAAGCACAATTTCCTCGCCACCGTTTCCGAGCAGGCAATGGTACACGTCCACCAACGAGGTTAAGCGCATATCCTTGCAGATACATTCTCTGGAAAGGGCGTAAAACTTCTTGTCGGGATAAGAAAACTGCAGATGCTGAACGATAGAATTGTCTGTGCCGATAATAAATTCGGTTGCATCGGAATTTTCCACAAATTTCAGCACGCCTGTGGTACTTCCCACATAATCCGCACTGCCCGAAATGGCTTTTTTGCATTCGGGATGCACCAAAAGCAACGCATTCGGGTGTGCTTTTCGCATCCGCACCACATCTCTTGAGGTGATTTGCATATGTACGGGACATCCGCCGTCTATAAAATGGAATGTTTTTTCGGGCACCTGCTCTTTAATCCAACCGCCTAAATTGCAGTCCGGAATAAACAGAATTTCCTTTTGCTTCAGCTTTTTGACAATGTCTAACGCTGAGGCGGAGGTCACGCACACATCGCATTCGCATTTTAATGCCGCTGTGGTGTTGATGTATGCCACCACTGCCGCGTTGGGATATCTTAATTTTAAAGCCTTTAATTCTTCTACAGAAAGCTGTTCTGCCATGGGACAGCCTGCATCCGGGTGGGATAAGATAACTTTTTTGTCGGGCGATAAGATTTTTGCGGTTTCTGCCATAAACCGCACACCGCACATTAAAATGTTTTTCTGTGATGCGGCTGCCGCCTGCTGACTTAAACCAAAGGAATCTCCCACAAAATCCGCAATCTCGGTTACATCCTGCGTCTGATATGCATGTGCCAGAATCAGCACGTCTTTTTCTTTTTTCAGCTTGATAATTTCTGCCTGTAAATCTTTTGTGTTGAACATAAGCATTCCTCCATGTTGCATCTATTATAATGCATTTTTCAGAAAAAGTCAATAAAAGTTTACACTTTCCTTGCAATGTGTAAACTTTTATGGTATAATAATTGCAACCAAAGAAAAAAACACTTCGTGTTTTACACTTATGCAATTATTGTACCACGGAGTGATGAAGCAAGCCGACTGCGGCTTGCACTTATGGTATAATAATTGCGCCCACAGAAAAAACACTTCGTGTTTTACACTTATGCAATTATTGTACCACGGAGTGATGAAGCAAGCCGACTACGGCTTGCACTTATGGTATACTATTTTGTAGATTTAGACATTTTACGCAAAGGAGGCAGGATATGCAGACAGACATTTTCATAGCAGGAAGCGGATGTGCAGGCTTGTATTGCGCCCTTCAACTGCCCGACAGTTTAAAGGTTACGGTCATCACCAAATCGGATGCAGAAAAAAGCGACTCCTTTTTAGCCCAGGGCGGTATTTGTGTGCAACGGGATGACGACGATTTCGATGCCTTTTTTGAGGACACCTTAAAGGCAGGCCATTATGAAAACAATCCCGACAGCGTACGCACCATGATTGCATCTTCAAGGGATGTGATACAGGACTTAGAAAGCTACGGCGTGCGGTTCACCAAAAATCCCGACGGCAGTTTTATGTATACCCGCGAGGGTGCCCATTCCAAGCCGAGAATTTTGTATCATCGGGACATTACGGGCAGGGAAATCACAAGCTGTCTTTTGCAAAAAGCAAAAGAAAAACCAAATATTGAGATTTTAGAGCATACAACCCTTTTAGATATTCTTGTAAGGGAGGGCGAATGCGTGGGCGCGGTCATCCGAACGGCGGACGGGAAAACCGAAACGGTTTCGGCAAAGTATACCGTGCTTGCCACCGGTGGAATCGGCGGTCTGTTCCGACATTCCACAAACTTTAAGCATTTAACGGGCGACGCCCTCGGCGTCGCTTTAAAGCACGGCATCGAGCTAAAGGATGTAAGCTACATTCAAATTCATCCCACCACCCTTTATACTGAAGAAGAGGAGCGGAGCTTTCTGATTTCCGAATCGGTACGGGGCGAGGGTGCAAAGCTGTATGACAAAACTTTTCATCGGTTTACCGATGAACTACAGCCTCGGGATTTACTGACACAAGCCATTTTAGAACAAATGCACAAAGATAACACAAGCCATGTGTGGGAGGATTTGCGACCCATTCCCAAGGATGAAATTCAAAGCCATTTTCCCAACATTGCCGAAAAATGTGCCGAAAAGGGCTATGATGTTTATAACGAATGCATTCCCGTCGTGCCTGCCCAGCACTATTTCATGGGCGGAATCCGGGTGGATTTAAACAGCAAAACCTCTATGGAGGGGGTATATGCCGTAGGTGAAACCGCCTGCAACGGTGTACACGGCAAAAACCGACTTGCCAGCAATTCTCTTTTAGAAAGTCTGGTGTTTGCTAAAAAGGCGGCGTTGGATATGGCAAGCCATCCGCGGGAAGCGGCCGTTTTACCCGAAATTGACCTTTCGGCTTACGGAGATTCCGAAAAAATACTGCAAGGCTACCGCGAAGCGGTTTTAAACCAAATAGAAAAGGAGAAAAATTATGTTTGATAACGCAACTTTAAAATTACAGGTAGACCCATTGATTTTGAGCGCATTGCAGGAGGATATTACCAGCGAGGACGTGTCCACCAACAGCGTGATGCCCGTCTTTCAGATGGGCGAGGTGGATTTGATTTGCAAAGAGGACGGCGTGCTTTGCGGTATGCAGGTGTTTGAGCGCGTGTTTACTCTCCTTGACCCCGACACAAAGGTGGAAATGTTTGCCGAAGATGGCAAGCAAATTCAAAAAGGCGAGTTGATTGCAAAGGTGCGCGGAGATATCCGCATCCTGCTTTCGGGCGAGCGCACCGCATTGAACTATCTGCAGCGCATGAGCGGAATTGCCACCTACAC
This genomic stretch from Clostridia bacterium harbors:
- a CDS encoding S-layer homology domain-containing protein, with protein sequence MKRILSLLLALLMLMPLCAAVSAADANTYIYLRPENFKDSLGTWRIFENENGAVEGINLKGRENHDSKTAIPASAQIEIPKDGTYYVWTRSMDHETVPGTRHFKVALGEKVMPKKLATHGISGYYWELAGKTDLTAGKQFVKVIDTSGYYARCDAIVITDDPNYVPPNLADDVLKEVKKYQADPKTTSVADTTIPTAEAETAEPPKDYKDPSVTVPKDMSGVSEDGKTLIVTTDSAGFFGEGGWGGLTRGQRQGLWSNNTQAKGIWHPNITEPVKVKLSFFAVLDYSAKNQDDTALTFEVYYGDGNMEQFSFDLSKMEKEGFVEIGTFDFTGTGKEFVRFIKVTSGEDNCSRISDMKFEAVSGTIKVGDTAPSQPEVPNVRREKAPVVYVYDKEYTEAGPWSKSEKTNADGKDASVAAAQNAVCAFVPNLAESKTLKVEVYNDPTPVFGMTPDTKAEYTVFHNGKTNTVSFDMTQKAGWYALGEFDFAGTPDEYVLLKKANSDTNTFVRATAVRFSGADLVLRSLEDPQKPAAANFIAAPANVTITDIDTEMPHKKTSAFFIPSEAKIVSHGDAEYKENGTWLGSGLAGYYDAVMGKNTSSRYSFDPKASASWGTGGIKGTAEVSIYKLLHANSDNQVHVTVTHSGQTDEFYLDFTTGSPGWVSLGVFEFAGTPDEGVTLDNFKSANTCRANAVRYEQCAIPVTVENGIATAKVDGANFDALPKTATKQGLNYETVAELLLNFDYAEKGLKAEFAGDKVNLAKKDFKDGYLGIQTPFGKLSLPLSEITVADDEALVIGLEKVDGKTVKASFEILSGGQIKPVNFAFTKQAQLVVNSDLRENKNLAFRQLDGAGSYIPAYIDRYGAFGERAEAYIGKTFQDRLNEQNNEIFAMAEIAESGTYGLVQGNVTMPDMEGHWAKDNVNEMASKGLVSGKGNGYDPEADVTRAEFATMLLRAVAAPQSLVSTGFTDVPESEWFAPYVNGANQAGLFEGIPFGDTFEPNKPITREEMSAMIVNGVKVAGRFKNTLIEADYYLQNFADKASISPWATEFVARATELGIIMGIERDGVMTFQPAEKATRAQAAVMLKRFLDVDAYVGPLGNGKWVLTFHDEFDGDDLNDAVWDSVNGPHSHINSSRYRENVEVHDGKAFLITKDEDKGGKNWTSASIWTREFEQTYGYFEAKYKYPNSESMNYNIAFWLYKSMITVNDSKYYEIDINEGRCPGTVQTAEHWSGDNMQSRGNKYMYQWMPEDFREDYHIFAAEWTPEEIVFYVDGREIRRHKTTYSNHPMQVYLSTAIMNEATEEELLKDADGTAMEVEYVRVYQRAE
- a CDS encoding copper amine oxidase N-terminal domain-containing protein — translated: MKKLLVVLLVALMLLPTTAGAFEGNFLDPFNNELFEVVAESQYYDDFNLDFYFRDMVYNEDFSLSKVVETTLYYDGTYEQKDLCDFLPDGGAYAYYFSDEEDSGENPFNDGLKHYSNLDTYVFGLKDINDNFVYESYALDYFVYDYNLGFLREGENNGYAGPDLAPEEREYKTTFTRIMTDNAKYEFNCAISGFNDDGYAVMRYNQKLYIIKLKQGAIPTVFYNNEKILFDQIPVIENGRTLVPLRAIFETFGAEVQWDGATNTVTAVKDGTEVKLTIDSTTAYKNGEAITLDVPAKVINGRTLVPVRFVSDCFDVQVGWDGTMLRVDLTK
- a CDS encoding L-aspartate oxidase; protein product: MQTDIFIAGSGCAGLYCALQLPDSLKVTVITKSDAEKSDSFLAQGGICVQRDDDDFDAFFEDTLKAGHYENNPDSVRTMIASSRDVIQDLESYGVRFTKNPDGSFMYTREGAHSKPRILYHRDITGREITSCLLQKAKEKPNIEILEHTTLLDILVREGECVGAVIRTADGKTETVSAKYTVLATGGIGGLFRHSTNFKHLTGDALGVALKHGIELKDVSYIQIHPTTLYTEEEERSFLISESVRGEGAKLYDKTFHRFTDELQPRDLLTQAILEQMHKDNTSHVWEDLRPIPKDEIQSHFPNIAEKCAEKGYDVYNECIPVVPAQHYFMGGIRVDLNSKTSMEGVYAVGETACNGVHGKNRLASNSLLESLVFAKKAALDMASHPREAAVLPEIDLSAYGDSEKILQGYREAVLNQIEKEKNYV
- the nadA gene encoding quinolinate synthase NadA — protein: MFNTKDLQAEIIKLKKEKDVLILAHAYQTQDVTEIADFVGDSFGLSQQAAAASQKNILMCGVRFMAETAKILSPDKKVILSHPDAGCPMAEQLSVEELKALKLRYPNAAVVAYINTTAALKCECDVCVTSASALDIVKKLKQKEILFIPDCNLGGWIKEQVPEKTFHFIDGGCPVHMQITSRDVVRMRKAHPNALLLVHPECKKAISGSADYVGSTTGVLKFVENSDATEFIIGTDNSIVQHLQFSYPDKKFYALSRECICKDMRLTSLVDVYHCLLGNGGEEIVLSEDVRLGAKRAIDAMLAL
- a CDS encoding helix-turn-helix transcriptional regulator, whose product is MLTKPPQIIDLAYIVRSKETKGDVHEVIAREDSALFFVLHGKVKFVAEDTEMIADSRHPLYIPTGSCHKNICIEDADLLFFNFSEQSPSALTHISPVEENVLMEIYNEIVMLRDLPAPQNAALILSALYRLTGLCMKKNVSENSSLLTPALEYISLYFGDPALNSELLAEKCHISKIYLHKLFVEEIGMPPFQYITRVRMERARLLLLNKCSVGQVAKQVGYGDIYAFSRAFKRYFHVTPTQMASSPYVYLGKSD